In one Diabrotica virgifera virgifera chromosome 7, PGI_DIABVI_V3a genomic region, the following are encoded:
- the LOC126888256 gene encoding cuticle protein CP14.6-like, whose amino-acid sequence MKVLIVVALIAVACAAAYPQYNQYHNSPFQAPARAAVHSVHPVHSVHPVQPVAQPQHHARSGAYDSSKDARVLRYDSETSVGNDGYRFAVETSDGHQREEQAVLENAGTKEESLSVSGRYFYPGLNGETFEVTYVADKDGYRASGPHLPQPVQALH is encoded by the exons CTCATTGTTGTCGCTTTAATCGCTGTGGCTTGTGCTGCTGCTTATCCACAATACAATCAATACCATAATTCTCCATTCCAAGCTCCAGCTCGTGCTGCGGTACATTCCGTGCATCCAGTACATTCCGTGCATCCAGTACAACCAGTAGCCCAACCCCAACATCACGCTAGATCTGGTGCCTACGATTCATCCAAAGATGCTAGAGTTTTACGTTACGACAGTGAAACCAGTGTAGGAAACGACGGATACAGATTTGC CGTTGAAACCAGCGATGGGCACCAAAGAGAAGAACAAGCTGTCCTTGAAAATGCCGGAACTAAAGAGGAATCACTCTCTGTATCAGGAAGATACTTTTACCCAGGATTGAACGGCGAAACTTTCGAAGTCACCTACGTTGCTGACAAAGACGGCTATAGAGCTAGCGGACCTCATCTACCACAACCCGTTCAAGCCCTTCATTAA